A single genomic interval of Rhododendron vialii isolate Sample 1 chromosome 3a, ASM3025357v1 harbors:
- the LOC131318899 gene encoding replication protein A 14 kDa subunit B-like, protein MDTSNPAVFVNAELLHTYMGRKVRTVIQVMSSDGGTVIGKSTDEKQLVVKGSPPVPLTTYVEVIGIADSNQSIRAEIWNNFGDTFDMYNYNQLCILANGEYKHLFI, encoded by the exons ATGGATACATCAAACCCTGCTGTTTTTGTAAATGCGGAATTGCTGCACACATATATGGGACGTAAGGTTCGGACTGTCATCCAGGTTATGAGTTCTGATGGTGGTACTGTCATTGGAAAATCTACAGATGAAAAACAGTTGGTTGTGAAAGGCTCACCACCCGTTCCTCTCACTACTTACGTTGAGGTGATTGGTATTGCTGACAGTAATCAGTCCATTCGTGCTGAAATTTGGAACAACTTTGGTGATACATTTG ACATGTACAACTACAATCAGCTTTGCATACTTGCGAACGGCGAATACAAGCACTTGTTCATCTGA